The following coding sequences are from one Pelmatolapia mariae isolate MD_Pm_ZW linkage group LG4, Pm_UMD_F_2, whole genome shotgun sequence window:
- the grap2a gene encoding GRB2-related adapter protein 2a encodes MEASGKYDFIATEDEELTFRKGDLLKIINVEGDWCKAEMNGREGFVPHNYIDFQIPGWFKEDASRSAAEDMLKSKTVGEFLIRGCQTSPGDFSISVKHENDVQHFRVMRDNKGQYFLWQEKFTSLNKLVEFYKTNTISKSRVIYLNDGSLNDSKGFPSPSQPVKRGSLPEQRATPAFNTAPRRSSDQSPSSMGRRPELEARAHTIGHTGRSSPSTSAQPLRRTSETLPLPQRPSTLQVKALYKFTAEEDDELEFSAGDIIDVLDNSDASWWKGRLRGSTGLFPANYTVQL; translated from the exons ATGGAAGCCTCAGGAAAGTATGACTTTATCGCAACAGAGGACGAGGAGCTCACCTTCAGAAAGGGTGATTTACTAAAG ATTATAAACGTTGAAGGTGATTGGTGTAAGGCGGAGATGAATGGACGGGAAGGATTTGTACCACATAACTACATCGATTTCCAGATTCCGGG GTGGTTTAAGGAGGATGCCAGTCGCAGTGCTGCAGAGGACATGCTCAAGTCCAAAACTGTCGGGGAGTTTCTGATCCGAGGGTGCCAAACCTCCCCGGGGGATTTCTCCATTTCTGTCAA ACATGAGAATGACGTCCAGCACTTCAGAGTGATGAGGGACAACAAAGGCCAGTACTTCCTGTGGCAGGAGAAGTTCACCTCCCTCAACAAGCTGGTGGAGTTCTACAAAACCAACACCATCTCTAAAAGCAGGGTGATTTACCTCAACGATGGCAGCCTCAACGACAGCAAAGGGTTCCCCTCCCCATCCCAGCCG GTGAAGAGGGGGAGTTTGCCTGAGCAACGTGCAACACCAGCTTTCAATACGGCTCCACGCCGATCTTCAGACCAGAGTCCCAGCTCGATG GGCAGAAGACCCGAGCTGGAGGCGCGAGCGCATACGATCGGCCACACAGGAAGAAGCAGTCCTTCTACTTCGGCTCAGCCTCTGAGACGCACCTCTGAAACCTTGCCTCTGCCTCAG AGACCATCCACGCTGCAGGTGAAGGCACTCTACAAATTCACCGCAGAGGAAGACGACGAGCTCGAATTTTCCGCCGGTGACATCATCGACGTGCTGGATAACTCCGATGCGTCGTGGTGGAAAGGCAGGCTGAGAGGATCGACTGGGCTGTTTCCCGCAAACTACACAGTGCAGCTGTAA